The Nitrospirota bacterium DNA window GTCTGATGTGCAACAACCCTCTCCCAGCCTTTTTCCTTAAACCTCTTTCTCATCTCGAGGGGCGTTATGAAAAATGGCTCATACACTGGATTTATCTTGGGAGGATTTAGAAGGGTAATCTTGCCTCCTAAGAATCTATCCTTATAATTGTAGGTCCTTTTTACCCCAGGATGCTTTTCCTCTGTGGTTCCATAGACCAGCATCGCTATCTCTTTTTTGTCATATGCGAATATGTCGGTTATGTCGAATATGGCGAGGGGGTTTCCGTTATAGGTCAGAAGCACCTCGTCATAAAGCTTTAGAGCCTTTCCCTTCAGCTCCTCCTCCGATATATCCAAAACAATAGGAATGCTCCATACAGTCTTGCCATCGGAAAGCCTCATGTGCTTACAGACAGACTCGACATCTGCCTTTGTCATAAAACCCTCAAGAGGCGTGAAATAGCCATATGCTATGTCAATCACCTCAGTAGCAATCTGCAAAGAGACAGGCAACTCCTTAACACCGGCTGATTTCATCTCCTTGACTCTTTTAATCGCTGCATCCTTTGGTAAAACCCTTTCTACAATCTCCTTACCGCCATGACCTATAGCCTCCATTTAGACCTCCTTATTAATATCGGATTTAAGGATTAACTCCCAATGCACTACAGACCTTGTTGAATATCTCATCTATACTTCCTGTGCCTGAAACTGATTTTAATATCCCCTTCCCTCCATAATATTTAATCAGAGGTGCGGTCTTTGCCTCGTACTCGTTGAGTCTCCGCTTGATTGTCTCCTCCCTATCGTCATCCCTCTGATAGAGCTCGCCTCCGCATTTATCGCAAATGTCCTGTTTTTTTGGGGAAGAAAAATAGATGTTATACATCTGGTTACATTTTCTGCATGTCCTTCTGCCTGTAAGCCTCTTCATCAGGTCTTCTTTTGGCACATCAACGCTTATGGCAGATGTAAGAGACATGCCCAAAGCCTTTAGCATGCCGTCAAGTGCCTCTGCCTGTGCTGTGTTTCTCGGAAAGCCATCCAATATATAGCCTTTCTTACAGTCATCCTTCTTAAGCCTGTCTTCTACAAGACCAAGCACTACCTTGTCAGGCACAAGCTCTCCTTTGTCCATATAGGATTTTGCTTCCTTTCCAAGAGGTGTGCCTTCTGCCACATTCTGCCTCAATATATCTCCTGTGGAAATCTGTGGAATCTTATGTTTTTCAATCAAAAGCTTTGCCTGCGTTCCCTTTCCAGCCCCTGGTGCTCCCAACAACACAATTCTCATAAAGCCCCCTTGAAAATTTAAGATTGAAAACCTTTCTATATATAGTTCTCGCTAAAAAAGCGGAAGGACTACATTTACATTAAGCATACAATAATAGGGCTTAGGCAGTCTGTTTTTCAAGATAAAAATTAAAATTAGAATATTAATTTTTCTTATAATCACTTTCAGCCCATTTCAGAGAAAAACCTTGATTTTAAAAGAAAATTTTTTATTACATTTGGCAGGTAGGGTTTGAGGGAAGTTTTTGGGATTTGCTCTAACGCGCCCAGGAGGATTCGAACCCCCGACCTACGGATTCGTAGTCCGACGCTCTATCCGACTGAGCTATGGGCGCGTTATTGGTTACTGTGTTAGCCTTTTATCCCTTCCTTAAGCGAAAGCATGAATCTTTCGTGCTGAAACGGATGGATTGCAGGAAGCTTAGAAAAAAGCCAGCCCCAGTCTTTTCCCGGCTCAGGGAAAATCTGCTTATCGCCATCCAATACCCTTACAGCAACTGCAGGCTGATTTGGCTGGTTCGAAGCAGAGGTTATAAAAGCACCCTCCATCTTAAAGTCAGGAAGAAATGCACCGACTTTAATATTCAGGTTCGAGCCTGGCACTTTGTATTCACTGCCAATCTTAATGATTACATCCTTGAGGGTCTTTGCAGGCTTATCCTCAATGGTAATCTTCACGGAAGACCATGCACCCTTTACATTGTCAGGCACAACTATCTGCATCGGCTGAGAAGGCATCATTACCCCTGGTCCTTCGGTAGCCGGAGCAATAGGTGCTGGCTCTTCTTTTTTCTTACAAGACACTACGCTTAAGACAACTGCAATCGAAACAATCAGACTTAGAATCTTTCCCACGACAAACCTCCTTTTTTAATCTTTATTATATTGCCTCTCCTAACGGAGAGGCAGGGATTCGAACCCTGGGTGAGGTTTTATCCCCACAACCGCTTAGCAGGCGGCTGCCTTAGACCAACTCGGCCACCTCTCCAGGCAGTTAATATTTTAGCAATTATCCAATTTATTTGTAAAGATAATGTTTGGGCAAATCTTTGTTTACCTCGTCCTCTTCTTTGCAGTCTGGACTTTTATTTTCCTTCCACCTATCATCATATCGTTTATAGAGCCTATTACCTGCTCGGCAAGATTTGAAGGGACCTCTACAAAGCTGAAATTATCTAAAAGCGCTATGTTTCCAATCTGCCTGCCGGGTATCCTTGATTTCTCGGCAATAGTCTTTACGATGTCTCCTACCTTAATCTTGTCCTTTCTACCGATGGTAAGGAAGAGCCGTGTCATACCTCCGATGTCTGAGGCACGGGGACTCCTTATTTCTTCTATGTCTTCAACCTTAAGGTCTCCGACAGCAAGGCTAAGTGCAGCAGCAGCCACTTTTTCATGCCCGTATTTTTCAAAAAGTTCCTGCACGAGTGGATAGAGTTTTTCGTATTTTCCATCTGCTATAACTTCCTCAAGCTCTTCTTTGAGCTCACGCTCTTTTGCCATTCTGACCTCTGAGGTCGTAGGCAGTATGCCCTTATTAATCGTAGTCCTTGCAGTCCTTTCTATGAGTTTGAGCTGGCTGTATTCACGCGGTGTGACAAATGTGATGGCAATGCCTGATTTTCCAGCCCTTCCTGTCCTTCCAATCCTGTGAATATAGGAGTCAGGGTTCTGCGGAATGCTGTAGTTTATGACATGGGTAACATTGCTGATATCAAGGCCTCTTGCAGCAACATCGGTTGCCACAAGGATATCTATAACACTACGCTTAAACTTATCCATCATTTCTTCTCGGAAGGACTGAGTGAAATCTCCATGGATGGCGCCTGTAGCATAGCCCATCTGCTGGAGCTTCCCTGAAAGCTCATCTACATCCCTTTTGGTGTGGCAGAAGATAAGGATTAAAGAGGGCTCCTGAACATCGAGAATCCTTGTCAGCGCTTTTAGCTTGTCAGCCTCCCTCACCTCGTAAAACACCTGCTTGATTTTTGCCACAACAAGTTCTTTTGCGTCCACATGGACCTTCTTGGGGTCAGTCATATAGTTCTTTGAGATACGGATAATCTCTTCTGGCATGGTTGCCGAGAAAAGAAGTGTTTGTCGGGTTTCCGGGGTCTCCTTGAGTATTGTTTGCATATCCTCGATAAAGCCCATGTTAAGCATTTCGTCAGCCTCATCGAGCACAACTGTTGCAACCCCTGAAAGGTTAAGGGTCTTTCTTCTTATATGGTCCAGGACCCTTCCCGGGGTGCCGACAATAATATCTATTCCCTTCTTAAGGCTTTTAATCTGCCTTTCTATGGACTGTCCGCCATACACAGGGATAGAGCTTATACCCTTATTCTTGCCGATCTTGTTTAGTTCCTCAGCCACCTGAATGGCAAGCTCACGGGTAGGGACTATCACCAGTGAACCCGGCATCCTGTTTTTCCCTCTGATGCCTTTCTCTATTATGGGAATGCCATATGCAGCAGTCTTGCCTGTTCCTGTCTGCGCCACACCGATAATGTCTTTACCTTTAAATATCGGAGGGATTGCGATTTTCTGTATTTGAGTGGGCTCTTCAAAGCCCATTTCCGACAGAGATTTAAGAACCTCATCGGAGAGCCCGAAATCATAAAACTTTTCGTACATTAATAATCTCCCTTATATGTTTTCATCTTGAAATAAGTTATGGATATGGTTTGATTTTATTCAGGATGACTTAAGTGAAAAGGCATGTCCGATTAATCGGACATGCCTTTTTGAGTTACGCCTTTGAGATGTTAGCAGCCTTTAAGCCTTTGTCGCCTTTTACGACATCGCAGGTTACTGATTCGCCTTCTGCAAGGGACTTAACCCCATTGCCAGCTATATCAGAATAGTGTGCAAAAACATCTTTTCCGTCTTCCATGGTTATGAAACCATAACCCTTGGACTCGTTGAACCACTTCACCGTTCCTTTTGCCATACAGTTTTATCTCCTTACTTAAAATATTAGAAGTTTAAGGAGTTAAGCCATAAAAAAACCGCAAGAGCATGAAGCTTTGCGGTCTGATACAACAAATACTCCAGAACTTTCAGTTTTAATATTGACATATTCAGGACAGAAAAGTCAAGCAGTAATTTTGGGTTGTCTGAATAAATCCTTAAGCTCTTCTGTTCTTTCTGCTATCTGCCTTAAAATCCTTGCGAGGTCAGCCCTGCCCATCTCATCTGCCTTTTCTGCCCATTCAAGGTAAGTTTTGGCATGTTCGATATTATGTTTTTCCCAGTGCTCAAGGAGCTTTTTGAGTTTATCCATATCCTCGGGCACAGGCTTTACCTCCTCTGGTTGAAGTATATGCTCGTGAGCATGCACGCCATGATGGCTATGCGAGTGGACATACCATGTGTGCTTGTGAGCATGCTTATGGATTAGGTTTGCCTTAAGAAGGCTTCCATGGTCATTAAGGACTTCATGCGGATTACCCTCACAAAGCACCCTGTGGTCTTCTGAAAGCACAATGGTTCTGTCAGATACATCCTCGATTATATGAAGGTCGTGCGTAGCAGTGATTATCGCCTTACCTGCCTCTTTAAGCCTTATGATAATGTCTGTTATTTCAACCTGACTTCTGAGGTCAAGCCCTGCTATTGGCTCATCTAAAAGTAGGACATCGGGGTTTATGCTAAGGCATGTGCCGAGGGCGACTTTTTTCATCTCGCCACTGCTTAGCTCCCACGGGCCTCTGTCCCTTAGATGCCCTATATGAAGCATCTCTATAATGCTTTCTACTTTTTCCTTTATCTCATCTTTGCTAAATCCAAGCTGTAGTGGTCCAAAGCACATCTCATCCCATACGCTTAAGGAAAATAGCTGTGCCTGTGAGTTCTGAAAAAGCAAAGAGACCCTCTGCCTTAAAAAGGCTGGATAGCCCTTAAGAATGCTTGTGCCAAAGACAAAGACCTCTCCTCGGCAAGGCTCTAAAAGCCCATTCAGGATATATAGCAGGGTTGTCTTTCCCGAGCCATTCGTTCCTATCAAGGTGAGGCTTTCTCCCTGTGAGACATCAAAAGAAATACCCTCGAGAGCCTTTACACGGTTTCCATAAGAATAGGAGATGTTTTTTACCTCAAAGACATTCATTCCTTGGAGCCAAACCTCATTCCTCTGGATTTCATTGTCATTTCAAGGTCCCTGGTGAGCCTCAGGCTTACTGAAAACAAACTGCCAATCCTGAAGGATGCCCATCTCCTACCTTGTTTTGACGAACCCGATATGCTTCTTGCCCTGTATGCAGTGATAAACTCCTCAAGCCTCTTTATGAGGAAAAATATATAGCGGTAGCTTATGGAAAAAATGGATTTAAAAGCACCCGGAAGAAAAAACGAGACTGCTTTTATGAGTTTCTCAGGCGGGGTTGTCAGTGTCTGAAGAAACACCAAAACCAAAGAGGTAACGACCCTGAGTATAAGTGTCAGGGCACTCATTACTCCCTGCTCGGTTATCGTTATATTTTGGGGGATATATATATGCCCTATGCTGTGACTGTTTTGAAATCTAAAAACCGTAACAATACCCCTGCCATCGACAAAGATGTTAAAAATAGCAGGCAGGGCTATAAGGGATGTAATGAGAAAAACAGGCAAAAGCCTTTTAAAAAGCAATCCCAATGGAATGAAGGAGGCAAAGGCAATTGCTACTAAAAAAGCAAAGAAAACCCCAATACCTTCGGGATGTCTTTGAAGGCTCACTCCCACGATGAGCAAGCTAAAGCATATCAGTTTTAATCTTGGCTCTATGCGATGAAGAAAACCTTTCCTTTCAGAAACCTCTTTATTAAAAACAGTGTCATTTGTGAATGAGAGGATATGCTTCAGGGTCTTATGGAGAAACCCCTCTTTTGGGAGTCTATCCCCATACCTTATATCTTGCTTGTGTTTTAGCCAGTCAGGGATTTCCATTTTTCCTTGTCAGGACTTTCCCCAGCCCATAGATGCCAAGTATAATCAGAATCACACCGATTATGCCTGAAATTATATAAGAGAGATAGACTTTAATGCCCTTCTGCCATCCCTGAAAGGCATAATCCGATATAGGAGAATTCCAGAAAGTAGAAAGTTTTTTCATACCATCAGGCACATAGCTTAGAATGTCCTTTATCTCATCAGCACCCCACTCACCCCATGCACCACCTGCCCTGAAGAGCTCAGGCAGAAGCAAGCCAACTGGCGTAAGGAGTATCATGACTGCGATTGCAATCCAGAGATTCCTGTTTTTCACCTTTTACCCCTTATAAGCTCAGGATGGGACTTCTCGAGGTACGAGATAACAAGCACCGTAACTACTGCCTCTATAAAACCAAAGACGAGTAAGTGCTCAAGCATTATGACAGGCACAGTGACTTTCAGTGGA harbors:
- a CDS encoding cold-shock protein, with the translated sequence MAKGTVKWFNESKGYGFITMEDGKDVFAHYSDIAGNGVKSLAEGESVTCDVVKGDKGLKAANISKA
- a CDS encoding ABC transporter ATP-binding protein is translated as MNVFEVKNISYSYGNRVKALEGISFDVSQGESLTLIGTNGSGKTTLLYILNGLLEPCRGEVFVFGTSILKGYPAFLRQRVSLLFQNSQAQLFSLSVWDEMCFGPLQLGFSKDEIKEKVESIIEMLHIGHLRDRGPWELSSGEMKKVALGTCLSINPDVLLLDEPIAGLDLRSQVEITDIIIRLKEAGKAIITATHDLHIIEDVSDRTIVLSEDHRVLCEGNPHEVLNDHGSLLKANLIHKHAHKHTWYVHSHSHHGVHAHEHILQPEEVKPVPEDMDKLKKLLEHWEKHNIEHAKTYLEWAEKADEMGRADLARILRQIAERTEELKDLFRQPKITA
- a CDS encoding DEAD/DEAH box helicase, coding for MYEKFYDFGLSDEVLKSLSEMGFEEPTQIQKIAIPPIFKGKDIIGVAQTGTGKTAAYGIPIIEKGIRGKNRMPGSLVIVPTRELAIQVAEELNKIGKNKGISSIPVYGGQSIERQIKSLKKGIDIIVGTPGRVLDHIRRKTLNLSGVATVVLDEADEMLNMGFIEDMQTILKETPETRQTLLFSATMPEEIIRISKNYMTDPKKVHVDAKELVVAKIKQVFYEVREADKLKALTRILDVQEPSLILIFCHTKRDVDELSGKLQQMGYATGAIHGDFTQSFREEMMDKFKRSVIDILVATDVAARGLDISNVTHVINYSIPQNPDSYIHRIGRTGRAGKSGIAITFVTPREYSQLKLIERTARTTINKGILPTTSEVRMAKERELKEELEEVIADGKYEKLYPLVQELFEKYGHEKVAAAALSLAVGDLKVEDIEEIRSPRASDIGGMTRLFLTIGRKDKIKVGDIVKTIAEKSRIPGRQIGNIALLDNFSFVEVPSNLAEQVIGSINDMMIGGRKIKVQTAKKRTR
- a CDS encoding adenylate kinase, whose protein sequence is MRIVLLGAPGAGKGTQAKLLIEKHKIPQISTGDILRQNVAEGTPLGKEAKSYMDKGELVPDKVVLGLVEDRLKKDDCKKGYILDGFPRNTAQAEALDGMLKALGMSLTSAISVDVPKEDLMKRLTGRRTCRKCNQMYNIYFSSPKKQDICDKCGGELYQRDDDREETIKRRLNEYEAKTAPLIKYYGGKGILKSVSGTGSIDEIFNKVCSALGVNP
- a CDS encoding DUF2155 domain-containing protein, producing the protein MGKILSLIVSIAVVLSVVSCKKKEEPAPIAPATEGPGVMMPSQPMQIVVPDNVKGAWSSVKITIEDKPAKTLKDVIIKIGSEYKVPGSNLNIKVGAFLPDFKMEGAFITSASNQPNQPAVAVRVLDGDKQIFPEPGKDWGWLFSKLPAIHPFQHERFMLSLKEGIKG
- a CDS encoding cobalamin biosynthesis protein; the protein is MILLTPVGLLLPELFRAGGAWGEWGADEIKDILSYVPDGMKKLSTFWNSPISDYAFQGWQKGIKVYLSYIISGIIGVILIILGIYGLGKVLTRKNGNP